Within the Gossypium raimondii isolate GPD5lz chromosome 12, ASM2569854v1, whole genome shotgun sequence genome, the region GCTGAATATTGAATGGTCTTTTCTCTAGTGTTATCTTCTTCAATTCTCTTTGTTTTCTCTATCTTTGGATCAACATTGTATCAGTATTCAGGAATTGAGACTTAAATCTTCATTCTCTATGTTGGTTTATTTTTGgtcttgtttttttattaatgaactTTACTCTATAGAAAGAAATGgtttataattataagttagaagggaaaaaaaggcaatgcattaaatttattactcaTAATCAcaccttttaaaataaaaactttctaaACATGACAAAGAAGCAACTACAAGTACTATTAGATTGCTAGtagtatttgtaattttttgtactTTGAATTTTGATCCTTATTGTTGTAACATGGATATCGCATTtcaaggaagaagatgatgttTTATAATTCATGTGTCAACTTCAGGCCTTCTTTTTCAAAGCCGACGTTGGTCCGTTGGCAATGGTTTTGGAAGCGCTGGGGGATTCCGAAAGCAGCCCTCGCAGTATGGCTAGGAACCCAAATCCTATAAAAGGCGAGTACATCGACGCCAGTTTACCTGCTGATGGTTTGTCGGATCCCAGCATGTCTCCCACCATAGCTGTCTGAAATTTACCATAGAGTTTAACTAAGTGTTAGAATTGAAGTgtttgtaaaagttaattgcattttatatatagtaaacGACGActtaagaaaaatagaaagatattCAAAACTATATATCATCGAAGAATTGACTTGAAATCAAATCTTAGTTAACACTAACTCATCGGTTCGAACACTCAACATATCCTCTCCtctttaacaatatatataacatCAATTAGCTGCAAACCAATGtttacacatacatatacaATCATTAAAACTAACATTTACATCTAAATTGTTCGTGTAAGCCTGTCGTCAGAGCAGACCAAAACCCCATTTTTTATACAGGTTTTTTCTTTAGAAAATagttttactattaaaaataaggTTAGTATTTGGCATGGtgacaatatatatttttattccacaagcaattttaaaaatttgtcatctgacatttttttaataatttaccatATCCTTATAAAATACTTGTCAACCTCATGATTCTATTTGTGgaatctaaatataaaataaattgttttattgttaaaataataattcaaaccGGTTATGGACAGTTTGGAGTAGAAATGACTACAAAGCAATTCTTTGCTCACTCCGACTAAAACATTTTTCTCTTACTTTGACTTCATCCAAGAGCTGATCTTATTAGGGTTAATATATACGAAGGTATATGAACTTGACAATTTATATCTATttgatactttttttatttaaccaaTACATGAACTTGAACTTGATAACTTTTTAGGTAACACTGTTAAAGTACTCAGATGTGACACTAACAACCAATAGCATGATGACACATGCCAACCTCACATGTTGACACTtggcaaaaataaataaattttattttaaaattgccACATGTCACCATGCTATTAGTTATCAATACCACATCAGCTTTTTAAAGGATGCTAGTTAGGAACCTAAAACAACACCAAATTGACTTATgattttcaagttttgattCCAGTgtccaaaaaaattttagatactaaattaatacaaactGTCAAGTTCAAATACCTCCATATATATAATCCCATTTTATTAAGACTTTTTAATTGTGATCCCAACCTGGACCTTAAAATAGTTTCCATACCCTGCCACgattaatctcaaaattttaaatattgatttattttttgtaatataaaatattaataaaaatataaaattaaaatatatgttataaattcttataaaattaataattttataaaagaaaataataatatgagtaTATTTGTAAACATATTGAGATAAGCAAATTAGACCTAAACCtcaccttaaaatttttaatagaaaaattgatttgtaaacttaattttttttaaaagaaaacatatagAATAGGGATAGATTGAAACCCATTTGATTCGAGAGTAAAGGTGTTAAAAGAGTAGTTGAAGACTAGAGATGAAAGGTAGTAATATTTGAATCTGTGTATTGGCCTTATAGTTAAGGTGTTTAGAGCTTCGAGTGTGACCTGAATTCGAGTCGCGCTAGTCGTattgctgttagagtttttcctcttcttataattcaccaaaaagaaaaaagtagtAATATTTAATGCAAGGaagaaaagtaaatatttaatttaccgTGGAGGTAACAAGAGCAGAACCGAAGATGAGGCAGGTGATGTTGAACCAAGGCTTGGAGGTCAACAAGCCATAAGTGTTAAGTATAGCGAGCGGCAGTACTAAAACAAGCTCCAATTTCATAAGTGCCATGAAAAAATGAGGCTCATCCAACAGCAAATAATCTTGGTATGTGGTCGTATACCATGTATATACACGACCCAGCACATCGGGGAAAAGGGCTTTAGGCAAAAGTACCTGGGCAT harbors:
- the LOC105764424 gene encoding uncharacterized protein LOC105764424 isoform X1, with amino-acid sequence MGVLGKVVDGILLLTFVSMSVVPACLDAQVLLPKALFPDVLGRVYTWYTTTYQDYLLLDEPHFFMALMKLELVLVLPLAILNTYGLLTSKPWFNITCLIFGSALVTSTTAMVGDMLGSDKPSAGKLASMYSPFIGFGFLAILRGLLSESPSASKTIANGPTSALKKKA